From Cinclus cinclus chromosome 2, bCinCin1.1, whole genome shotgun sequence, one genomic window encodes:
- the SENP7 gene encoding sentrin-specific protease 7 isoform X2, with product MSGRTSSSSHVSFHIPKKKTNTKSEDVQVQSPLARLLGSHHCDYPLKEWRLSANNRKPSTKGRRQKDCNRCSSNDEESIGQPKVILTNVLRTKIGRKYMQAQPKTDVNFSDAGKLQSDQAPSSSAASIKIWHILNPTLQSLFLSKRQPKVILTNVLSTKIGRKYIDSHVIPDANLPAADKLQSGQLPSSAVASLQTCQILSSPHESSFLSERSEHCLRKTDDELCKLTKASKELEKPNAVTFRRRELQKKENKHCGELEKRSRHMNSTSQKELGSFDSAKRKRRYSGHISDHCNAHIPQKSLVVSEKQSLSSTQSPGSRIPCEDGQDHRSNPILLPDSPAERDSKDTSTHSHLRPAHRHTEDSTSESPPRNLSKKQLSAASEDVISPQVSTIRKLKMDKSEYLSKLRNRICRVILSSDDEDDGPSEPQCTELMQDITENKQTDQQSDFCFTAKQLEDKMKSHTEESLTESIEDKCRLSLSSGSTPRKQRNLALDVEFDRLHIGKFKCLSTGPARFTMKNIVIPFQVSLKNIQLTVDTLDLRRFGWWKSDGGCSSTIIFLWLSVDYVEKIETQMGKLVTSEPSKSNEFLFFELSQPLTEWEEDRLTELITGVSKRNRAPDLAEFLSLKQALPLFKDLSHKESSFMSCNKDLLKQYMPKEDTSDAHEPVIQEPKLKVIRPSYALANKQNSGCYCIYLSSALNEEWKEVREMGAVKNLIVYPPPPAKGGLGVTREDLECLEYGEFLNDVIIDFYLKYLLLEKAPKHVADRTHIFSSFFYKCLTRTEKNSEGDIKVSAAQRRHRGVRTWTRHINIFNKDYIFVPVNEESHWYIAVICFPWLEEVVYEECPPQNSLHHWPQQSPLEPESENTRAGSVLFKDEEEMDDGNKMAASASVLYSAVSKISLSNSKKQICKRPCILILDSLKACSVQKTVQVLREYLEVEWEAKRKTHREFSKSTMIDLCPRVPKQDNSSDCGVYLLQYVESFFQNPIVNFEQPLHLENWFPRQLIRNKREEIRDLILQLHFQQQSGSSS from the exons ATGTCAGGAAGAACCTCATCTTCAAGTCACGTCAGT TTTCATAtaccaaagaagaaaacaaacaccaagTCAGAGGATGTCCAAGTTCAGTCCCCTTTGGCAAGGCTCCTGGGCTCTCACCATTGTGACTACCCTTTAAAAGAG tggaGATTAAGTGCCAACAACAGAAAGCCTTCCACAAAAGGAAGAAGGCAAAAGGATTGCAACAGATGCAGCTCTAATGATGAAGAATCAATTGG GCAACCCAAAGTTATCTTGACGAATGTCCTGAGGAcgaaaataggaagaaaatacatGCAGGCGCAACCTAAAACTGATGTTAATTTTTCTGATGCTGGCAAGTTGCAGTCAGATCAAGCACCCTCATCATCTGCTGCCAGCATAAAGATATGGCACATTTTAAACCCTACTCTCCAAAGTCTTTTTCTGTCTAAAAG GCAACCCAAAGTTATCTTGACGAACGTCCTGAGTACGAAAATTGGAAGAAAGTACATAGACAGCCATGTAATACCTGATGCAAATTTACCTGCTGCTGACAAATTGCAGTCGGGCCAACTACCCTCATCAGCTGTTGCCAGCCTACAGACATGTCAAATATTAAGCTCTCCTCATGAaagttcttttctttctgaaag GTCTGAACATTGCCTGAGAAAGACAGATGATGAACTGTGTAAATTGACCAAGGCTTCTAAGGAACTAGAAAAACCTAATGCCGTCACTTTCAGAAGACgagagctgcagaagaaag AAAACAAGCATTGTGGTGAACTGGAGAAGAGGAGCAGACACATGAACAGCACTAGTCAGAAGGAATTGGGCTCTTTTGATtctgcaaaaaggaaaagaagatatAGTGGCCATATTTCTGATCATTGTAATGCACACATTCCACAAAAGTCACTTGTAGTCTCT GAAAAGCAAAGTTTGAGTTCAACTCAGTCTCCTGGTTCCAGAATACCCTGTGAGGATGGACAAGATCACAGATCTAATCCTATTCTCTTGCCAGACTCTCCAGCAGAGAGAGACTCTAAAGACACTTCCACCCACAGCCACTTAAGACCtgctcacagacacacagaggaCTCCACCTCAGAGTCTCCTCCCAGAAATTTGTCAAAGAAACAACTTTCTGCTGCCAGTGAGGATGTGATTTCACCACAAGTTAGTACAATCAGGAAGTTAAAGATGGACAAATCAGAGTACCTGAGCAAGCTGCGGAACAGAATCTGCAGGG tCATCCTTTCCAgtgatgatgaagatgatggaCCTTCTGAACCACAATGTACAGAGCTGATGCAGGAtatcactgaaaataaacaaacagacCAACAGTCTGACTTCTGTTTCACAGCCAAGCAATTAGAAGACAAGATGAAAAGTCACACAGAGGAG tctttaacCGAGTCAATTGAAGATAAATGTCGTCTCAGCTTATCTTCTGGAAGCACACCTAGAAAGCAGAGAAACCTGGCATTGGATGTTGAATTTGATAGACTACACATTGGGAAATTTAAATGTTTATCAACAGGTCCTGCTAGG ttcacaatgaaaaatattgtGATCCCATTTCAGG TGTCTCTTAAGAACATTCAGCTGACTGTGGATACACTGGATCTGAGAAGATTTGGCTGGTGGAAAAGTGATGGTGGCTGTTCTtcaacaattatttttctttggttgtCTGTGGATTATGTAGAAAAGATTGAAACCCAGATGGGAAAGTTAGTTACCAGCGAGCCAT cTAAATCAAATGAATTCTTATTTTTTGAACTGTCTCAACCACTCACAGAATGGGAAGAAGACAGACTGACTGAACTGATTACAGGTGTCAGCAAGAGGAACAGAGCACCAGATCTTGCTGAGTTTTTGTCTTTGAAACAAGCATTACCCTTGTTTAAGGATCTTTCTCACAAAGAAAGCTCTTTCATGAGTTGTAATAAGGATCTACTAAAGCAATACATGCCAAAAGAGGATACCTCAGATGCTCATGAGCCTGTAATTCAG GAACCAAAGCTAAAAGTGATCAGGCCCAGTTATGCCCTTGCAAATAAGCAGAATAGTGGCTGCTATTGTATCTATTTGTCCTCTGCACTGAATGAAGAATGGAAAGAAGTAAGAGAAATGGGAGCAGTTAAGAA TTTAATTGTTTATCCACCCCCACCTGCAAAAGGAGGACTGGGAGTCACAAGAGAAGACCTGGAGTGCTTAGAATATGGAGAGTTTCTCAATGATGTCATCATTGATTTCTATCTTAA ATATCTGTTATTGGAGAAGGCGCCAAAACATGTTGCTGACCGTACGCACATTTTTAGCAGTTTCTTCTACAAGTGCCTGACCAGGACAGAAAAAAACTCTGAGGGGGACATCAAAGTTTC agcagcacagagaagaCACAGAGGAGTAAGAACATGGACTCgccatataaatattttcaataaagaTTATATCTTTGTGCCTGTGAATGAGGA ATCTCATTGGTACATTGCAgttatctgttttccttggtTAGAAGAAGTTGTGTATGAGGAGTGTCCCCCTCAGAATTCATTACATCACTGGCCTCAGCAGTCTCCACTTGAGCCAGAGAGCGAGAACACTAGAGCTGGTTCAGTGCTCTTCAAGGATGAAGAAGAGATGGATG ATGGAAACAAAATGGCTGCTTCTGCTTCAGTTCTATATTCAGCTGTTTCTAAA ATCTCCCTAAGTAATTCCAAAAAGCAGATTTGTAAAAG GCCTTGTATACTCATCTTAGATTCCCTGAAAGCATGTTCTGTGCAGAAAACTGTTCAGGTTTTGAGAGA GTACCTTGAAGTGGAATGGGAAGCTAAACGAAAAACACATCGGGAATTCAGTAAATCAACAATGATTGACCTATGTCCTAGAGTGCCTAAACAAGATAACAGCAGTGATTGTGGGGTCTATTTGCTGCAGTATGTGGAAAGCTTCTTCCAG AATCCCATAGTTAATTTTGAACAACCATTGCATCTGGAGAATTGGTTCCCTCGTCAGCTGAtcagaaacaaaagagaagaaattagaGACCTGATCTTGCAACTGCACTTCCAACAGCagagtggcagcagcagctaa
- the SENP7 gene encoding sentrin-specific protease 7 isoform X4: protein MSGRTSSSSHVSFHIPKKKTNTKSEDVQVQSPLARLLGSHHCDYPLKEWRLSANNRKPSTKGRRQKDCNRCSSNDEESIGQPKVILTNVLSTKIGRKYIDSHVIPDANLPAADKLQSGQLPSSAVASLQTCQILSSPHESSFLSERSEHCLRKTDDELCKLTKASKELEKPNAVTFRRRELQKKENKHCGELEKRSRHMNSTSQKELGSFDSAKRKRRYSGHISDHCNAHIPQKSLVVSEKQSLSSTQSPGSRIPCEDGQDHRSNPILLPDSPAERDSKDTSTHSHLRPAHRHTEDSTSESPPRNLSKKQLSAASEDVISPQVSTIRKLKMDKSEYLSKLRNRICRGNQQLVSIDPIILSSDDEDDGPSEPQCTELMQDITENKQTDQQSDFCFTAKQLEDKMKSHTEESLTESIEDKCRLSLSSGSTPRKQRNLALDVEFDRLHIGKFKCLSTGPARFTMKNIVIPFQVSLKNIQLTVDTLDLRRFGWWKSDGGCSSTIIFLWLSVDYVEKIETQMGKLVTSEPSKSNEFLFFELSQPLTEWEEDRLTELITGVSKRNRAPDLAEFLSLKQALPLFKDLSHKESSFMSCNKDLLKQYMPKEDTSDAHEPVIQEPKLKVIRPSYALANKQNSGCYCIYLSSALNEEWKEVREMGAVKNLIVYPPPPAKGGLGVTREDLECLEYGEFLNDVIIDFYLKYLLLEKAPKHVADRTHIFSSFFYKCLTRTEKNSEGDIKVSAAQRRHRGVRTWTRHINIFNKDYIFVPVNEESHWYIAVICFPWLEEVVYEECPPQNSLHHWPQQSPLEPESENTRAGSVLFKDEEEMDDGNKMAASASVLYSAVSKISLSNSKKQICKRPCILILDSLKACSVQKTVQVLREYLEVEWEAKRKTHREFSKSTMIDLCPRVPKQDNSSDCGVYLLQYVESFFQNPIVNFEQPLHLENWFPRQLIRNKREEIRDLILQLHFQQQSGSSS from the exons ATGTCAGGAAGAACCTCATCTTCAAGTCACGTCAGT TTTCATAtaccaaagaagaaaacaaacaccaagTCAGAGGATGTCCAAGTTCAGTCCCCTTTGGCAAGGCTCCTGGGCTCTCACCATTGTGACTACCCTTTAAAAGAG tggaGATTAAGTGCCAACAACAGAAAGCCTTCCACAAAAGGAAGAAGGCAAAAGGATTGCAACAGATGCAGCTCTAATGATGAAGAATCAATTGG GCAACCCAAAGTTATCTTGACGAACGTCCTGAGTACGAAAATTGGAAGAAAGTACATAGACAGCCATGTAATACCTGATGCAAATTTACCTGCTGCTGACAAATTGCAGTCGGGCCAACTACCCTCATCAGCTGTTGCCAGCCTACAGACATGTCAAATATTAAGCTCTCCTCATGAaagttcttttctttctgaaag GTCTGAACATTGCCTGAGAAAGACAGATGATGAACTGTGTAAATTGACCAAGGCTTCTAAGGAACTAGAAAAACCTAATGCCGTCACTTTCAGAAGACgagagctgcagaagaaag AAAACAAGCATTGTGGTGAACTGGAGAAGAGGAGCAGACACATGAACAGCACTAGTCAGAAGGAATTGGGCTCTTTTGATtctgcaaaaaggaaaagaagatatAGTGGCCATATTTCTGATCATTGTAATGCACACATTCCACAAAAGTCACTTGTAGTCTCT GAAAAGCAAAGTTTGAGTTCAACTCAGTCTCCTGGTTCCAGAATACCCTGTGAGGATGGACAAGATCACAGATCTAATCCTATTCTCTTGCCAGACTCTCCAGCAGAGAGAGACTCTAAAGACACTTCCACCCACAGCCACTTAAGACCtgctcacagacacacagaggaCTCCACCTCAGAGTCTCCTCCCAGAAATTTGTCAAAGAAACAACTTTCTGCTGCCAGTGAGGATGTGATTTCACCACAAGTTAGTACAATCAGGAAGTTAAAGATGGACAAATCAGAGTACCTGAGCAAGCTGCGGAACAGAATCTGCAGGGGTAATCAGCAACTTGTTTCCATTGACCCAA tCATCCTTTCCAgtgatgatgaagatgatggaCCTTCTGAACCACAATGTACAGAGCTGATGCAGGAtatcactgaaaataaacaaacagacCAACAGTCTGACTTCTGTTTCACAGCCAAGCAATTAGAAGACAAGATGAAAAGTCACACAGAGGAG tctttaacCGAGTCAATTGAAGATAAATGTCGTCTCAGCTTATCTTCTGGAAGCACACCTAGAAAGCAGAGAAACCTGGCATTGGATGTTGAATTTGATAGACTACACATTGGGAAATTTAAATGTTTATCAACAGGTCCTGCTAGG ttcacaatgaaaaatattgtGATCCCATTTCAGG TGTCTCTTAAGAACATTCAGCTGACTGTGGATACACTGGATCTGAGAAGATTTGGCTGGTGGAAAAGTGATGGTGGCTGTTCTtcaacaattatttttctttggttgtCTGTGGATTATGTAGAAAAGATTGAAACCCAGATGGGAAAGTTAGTTACCAGCGAGCCAT cTAAATCAAATGAATTCTTATTTTTTGAACTGTCTCAACCACTCACAGAATGGGAAGAAGACAGACTGACTGAACTGATTACAGGTGTCAGCAAGAGGAACAGAGCACCAGATCTTGCTGAGTTTTTGTCTTTGAAACAAGCATTACCCTTGTTTAAGGATCTTTCTCACAAAGAAAGCTCTTTCATGAGTTGTAATAAGGATCTACTAAAGCAATACATGCCAAAAGAGGATACCTCAGATGCTCATGAGCCTGTAATTCAG GAACCAAAGCTAAAAGTGATCAGGCCCAGTTATGCCCTTGCAAATAAGCAGAATAGTGGCTGCTATTGTATCTATTTGTCCTCTGCACTGAATGAAGAATGGAAAGAAGTAAGAGAAATGGGAGCAGTTAAGAA TTTAATTGTTTATCCACCCCCACCTGCAAAAGGAGGACTGGGAGTCACAAGAGAAGACCTGGAGTGCTTAGAATATGGAGAGTTTCTCAATGATGTCATCATTGATTTCTATCTTAA ATATCTGTTATTGGAGAAGGCGCCAAAACATGTTGCTGACCGTACGCACATTTTTAGCAGTTTCTTCTACAAGTGCCTGACCAGGACAGAAAAAAACTCTGAGGGGGACATCAAAGTTTC agcagcacagagaagaCACAGAGGAGTAAGAACATGGACTCgccatataaatattttcaataaagaTTATATCTTTGTGCCTGTGAATGAGGA ATCTCATTGGTACATTGCAgttatctgttttccttggtTAGAAGAAGTTGTGTATGAGGAGTGTCCCCCTCAGAATTCATTACATCACTGGCCTCAGCAGTCTCCACTTGAGCCAGAGAGCGAGAACACTAGAGCTGGTTCAGTGCTCTTCAAGGATGAAGAAGAGATGGATG ATGGAAACAAAATGGCTGCTTCTGCTTCAGTTCTATATTCAGCTGTTTCTAAA ATCTCCCTAAGTAATTCCAAAAAGCAGATTTGTAAAAG GCCTTGTATACTCATCTTAGATTCCCTGAAAGCATGTTCTGTGCAGAAAACTGTTCAGGTTTTGAGAGA GTACCTTGAAGTGGAATGGGAAGCTAAACGAAAAACACATCGGGAATTCAGTAAATCAACAATGATTGACCTATGTCCTAGAGTGCCTAAACAAGATAACAGCAGTGATTGTGGGGTCTATTTGCTGCAGTATGTGGAAAGCTTCTTCCAG AATCCCATAGTTAATTTTGAACAACCATTGCATCTGGAGAATTGGTTCCCTCGTCAGCTGAtcagaaacaaaagagaagaaattagaGACCTGATCTTGCAACTGCACTTCCAACAGCagagtggcagcagcagctaa
- the SENP7 gene encoding sentrin-specific protease 7 isoform X6, protein MSGRTSSSSHVSFHIPKKKTNTKSEDVQVQSPLARLLGSHHCDYPLKEWRLSANNRKPSTKGRRQKDCNRCSSNDEESIGSEHCLRKTDDELCKLTKASKELEKPNAVTFRRRELQKKENKHCGELEKRSRHMNSTSQKELGSFDSAKRKRRYSGHISDHCNAHIPQKSLVVSEKQSLSSTQSPGSRIPCEDGQDHRSNPILLPDSPAERDSKDTSTHSHLRPAHRHTEDSTSESPPRNLSKKQLSAASEDVISPQVSTIRKLKMDKSEYLSKLRNRICRGNQQLVSIDPIILSSDDEDDGPSEPQCTELMQDITENKQTDQQSDFCFTAKQLEDKMKSHTEESLTESIEDKCRLSLSSGSTPRKQRNLALDVEFDRLHIGKFKCLSTGPARFTMKNIVIPFQVSLKNIQLTVDTLDLRRFGWWKSDGGCSSTIIFLWLSVDYVEKIETQMGKLVTSEPSKSNEFLFFELSQPLTEWEEDRLTELITGVSKRNRAPDLAEFLSLKQALPLFKDLSHKESSFMSCNKDLLKQYMPKEDTSDAHEPVIQEPKLKVIRPSYALANKQNSGCYCIYLSSALNEEWKEVREMGAVKNLIVYPPPPAKGGLGVTREDLECLEYGEFLNDVIIDFYLKYLLLEKAPKHVADRTHIFSSFFYKCLTRTEKNSEGDIKVSAAQRRHRGVRTWTRHINIFNKDYIFVPVNEESHWYIAVICFPWLEEVVYEECPPQNSLHHWPQQSPLEPESENTRAGSVLFKDEEEMDDGNKMAASASVLYSAVSKISLSNSKKQICKRPCILILDSLKACSVQKTVQVLREYLEVEWEAKRKTHREFSKSTMIDLCPRVPKQDNSSDCGVYLLQYVESFFQNPIVNFEQPLHLENWFPRQLIRNKREEIRDLILQLHFQQQSGSSS, encoded by the exons ATGTCAGGAAGAACCTCATCTTCAAGTCACGTCAGT TTTCATAtaccaaagaagaaaacaaacaccaagTCAGAGGATGTCCAAGTTCAGTCCCCTTTGGCAAGGCTCCTGGGCTCTCACCATTGTGACTACCCTTTAAAAGAG tggaGATTAAGTGCCAACAACAGAAAGCCTTCCACAAAAGGAAGAAGGCAAAAGGATTGCAACAGATGCAGCTCTAATGATGAAGAATCAATTGG GTCTGAACATTGCCTGAGAAAGACAGATGATGAACTGTGTAAATTGACCAAGGCTTCTAAGGAACTAGAAAAACCTAATGCCGTCACTTTCAGAAGACgagagctgcagaagaaag AAAACAAGCATTGTGGTGAACTGGAGAAGAGGAGCAGACACATGAACAGCACTAGTCAGAAGGAATTGGGCTCTTTTGATtctgcaaaaaggaaaagaagatatAGTGGCCATATTTCTGATCATTGTAATGCACACATTCCACAAAAGTCACTTGTAGTCTCT GAAAAGCAAAGTTTGAGTTCAACTCAGTCTCCTGGTTCCAGAATACCCTGTGAGGATGGACAAGATCACAGATCTAATCCTATTCTCTTGCCAGACTCTCCAGCAGAGAGAGACTCTAAAGACACTTCCACCCACAGCCACTTAAGACCtgctcacagacacacagaggaCTCCACCTCAGAGTCTCCTCCCAGAAATTTGTCAAAGAAACAACTTTCTGCTGCCAGTGAGGATGTGATTTCACCACAAGTTAGTACAATCAGGAAGTTAAAGATGGACAAATCAGAGTACCTGAGCAAGCTGCGGAACAGAATCTGCAGGGGTAATCAGCAACTTGTTTCCATTGACCCAA tCATCCTTTCCAgtgatgatgaagatgatggaCCTTCTGAACCACAATGTACAGAGCTGATGCAGGAtatcactgaaaataaacaaacagacCAACAGTCTGACTTCTGTTTCACAGCCAAGCAATTAGAAGACAAGATGAAAAGTCACACAGAGGAG tctttaacCGAGTCAATTGAAGATAAATGTCGTCTCAGCTTATCTTCTGGAAGCACACCTAGAAAGCAGAGAAACCTGGCATTGGATGTTGAATTTGATAGACTACACATTGGGAAATTTAAATGTTTATCAACAGGTCCTGCTAGG ttcacaatgaaaaatattgtGATCCCATTTCAGG TGTCTCTTAAGAACATTCAGCTGACTGTGGATACACTGGATCTGAGAAGATTTGGCTGGTGGAAAAGTGATGGTGGCTGTTCTtcaacaattatttttctttggttgtCTGTGGATTATGTAGAAAAGATTGAAACCCAGATGGGAAAGTTAGTTACCAGCGAGCCAT cTAAATCAAATGAATTCTTATTTTTTGAACTGTCTCAACCACTCACAGAATGGGAAGAAGACAGACTGACTGAACTGATTACAGGTGTCAGCAAGAGGAACAGAGCACCAGATCTTGCTGAGTTTTTGTCTTTGAAACAAGCATTACCCTTGTTTAAGGATCTTTCTCACAAAGAAAGCTCTTTCATGAGTTGTAATAAGGATCTACTAAAGCAATACATGCCAAAAGAGGATACCTCAGATGCTCATGAGCCTGTAATTCAG GAACCAAAGCTAAAAGTGATCAGGCCCAGTTATGCCCTTGCAAATAAGCAGAATAGTGGCTGCTATTGTATCTATTTGTCCTCTGCACTGAATGAAGAATGGAAAGAAGTAAGAGAAATGGGAGCAGTTAAGAA TTTAATTGTTTATCCACCCCCACCTGCAAAAGGAGGACTGGGAGTCACAAGAGAAGACCTGGAGTGCTTAGAATATGGAGAGTTTCTCAATGATGTCATCATTGATTTCTATCTTAA ATATCTGTTATTGGAGAAGGCGCCAAAACATGTTGCTGACCGTACGCACATTTTTAGCAGTTTCTTCTACAAGTGCCTGACCAGGACAGAAAAAAACTCTGAGGGGGACATCAAAGTTTC agcagcacagagaagaCACAGAGGAGTAAGAACATGGACTCgccatataaatattttcaataaagaTTATATCTTTGTGCCTGTGAATGAGGA ATCTCATTGGTACATTGCAgttatctgttttccttggtTAGAAGAAGTTGTGTATGAGGAGTGTCCCCCTCAGAATTCATTACATCACTGGCCTCAGCAGTCTCCACTTGAGCCAGAGAGCGAGAACACTAGAGCTGGTTCAGTGCTCTTCAAGGATGAAGAAGAGATGGATG ATGGAAACAAAATGGCTGCTTCTGCTTCAGTTCTATATTCAGCTGTTTCTAAA ATCTCCCTAAGTAATTCCAAAAAGCAGATTTGTAAAAG GCCTTGTATACTCATCTTAGATTCCCTGAAAGCATGTTCTGTGCAGAAAACTGTTCAGGTTTTGAGAGA GTACCTTGAAGTGGAATGGGAAGCTAAACGAAAAACACATCGGGAATTCAGTAAATCAACAATGATTGACCTATGTCCTAGAGTGCCTAAACAAGATAACAGCAGTGATTGTGGGGTCTATTTGCTGCAGTATGTGGAAAGCTTCTTCCAG AATCCCATAGTTAATTTTGAACAACCATTGCATCTGGAGAATTGGTTCCCTCGTCAGCTGAtcagaaacaaaagagaagaaattagaGACCTGATCTTGCAACTGCACTTCCAACAGCagagtggcagcagcagctaa